The Cydia strobilella chromosome 16, ilCydStro3.1, whole genome shotgun sequence genomic sequence gaaattgcatcgacttaacttgtgcgttcagattatatttaacataattattaaaaaacaaacgtttattatggaattttaaggtttatgacttaaaatcattaaagaaagctaaatctggtattttttattagattctcaaaccatttttttaatgataattaatatcgaacgaaccattattatgagcgttttacgttttgttatctgtcaagctacttaaacacgctacatccaaggtcaaattactttccccactagtggataaaatgcgtttttccacgcttgttttaaaggataaaagacggctttccgagctagtgaggggaaaataaaattgtctacCCCACCTTACtgcctatataggtatattacacaTAGGCAGTAAagccaaaaaaatatacatagatGAGTCGTTGTGGCCTAATATTTACTCGTACTAACTAAATGTTTAGTTTACTCGAAAAACAGAAACTTTCTTCAACTGTTGGCACAAAACAAAACGCATCTATTACGAccgatatgaccgctaggtggcgcatagCGTATCGCGTAgaggtgcgcggcaattactatggctagacctcaaaactgggggcggccgcatgtacttgtagcggcgcgacgaaatcgcggagtgggCCAcgcctgtaggccgagcacatgattgacgcgactgtatctcgccgcgagatagactacccgtcttttactaactgtatgaattaaagggggacgggtggtctatgtcgcggcgagatactctcgcggctgtcatgtgctagcccggctgccgTTGGGTAAAATTACTGTAAACTACATTCATGGACaaaagaggaacgcaaaaaaaagttctttactaattttaaaattactttaggtgccgtaatttattattatttattggaaacaatgtaagtttacagtttaaaaccaattcacttacatgctaaGAGTACAGATATAAGTAGGAGTAGGAgtaggaggaggaggagggtaatccagtaattaaaccatTATTTTGCGTTCCTTTACATTTGTTCATGAgtctatattattaaaatattatttatgcaTTCGGGGCCAAAGTAAACCTGGTTCACTTAAACCTCTCTTGCGAATACTCCAGTTTTCTTAGACCAAATTGAATTTTGTCCCCAGAAATTCTTTTTTACGAAGCCGATGATGATACTGATCAAATTACGCTAATGAAATAACAAAGTTCTTTTGTCGCGTGATGTAATAACGATAGATAACTTGTCCGAAGATGAAGATCGATTTCAACGAAATAAGcaatttcaaatacttaggtacctacttatctacaatttttagggttcggtacccaaagggtaaaaacgggaccctattactaagacttcgctgtccgtctgtccgtccgtccgtctgtcaccaggctgtatctcgtgatctgtgatagatagactgaaattttcacagatgatgtatttcggttgccgctataacaaaaaatactaaaaacagaataaagcagagatttaagtgggtctcccatacaacaaacgtgatttttgaccgaagttaagcaaagggcggggtcagtacttggatgggtgaccgtttttatagataatggtacggaacccttcgtgtgcgagtccgactcgcacttggccggttttttttatcacattttTCTTTAACGTAAAAGTGCCTACTTTGCGCCCCACTGGGTAATTACTTAATTAGCATgcatgtgttttatttttatttttgtaatcattatttatatcgtttgaacactggaaaaaaatatacttaattttgtaaacacattattttattaaaaatatttaaaataatattgtcttcggttaccgcgatagttactcatgaaatgaaatgtaaaaaTGTATGTGTGAAATgtctgtagtccatctgataaaggagcaagcgagacatagactggtgaccttagtgttggatgatgttggacattctgagtataatatgttttgaaaagatgtgtcccgccgagtttgttgccggtcccatattgggataccctcctacaatttaggagggaattaaatcttctcgggtccgtggtgtagggttggagccggcgtagtttttatcgcgtatatatatatatatatatggccgGGCAATGCTAGTGGTCGTAACGGGCGTCGCTACATTTACCAACATACCCCGGACCACTAGTAGCCAAGTATGAGGGCCCCGCCTGGTGTGGGCCACGCCAAGTGATGTGGCATCCCCACCCGCCAGGTGTTCCTTTCCTTACCCTAGAATTCCCGTCTGTAATCCCATGCTCCAAAACGTCATTTCCTGTCTGTTATTCCCGTCTTATCTTCCCTTCCCCTAGGGTTTGCAGTCCGGAGCCTGAATGTGCGGAATTCCTCCGCACATTTGGGACCCGGAATGCAAACCCTAGGCTTCCTTTCACACATTACTCCTACTCCACTCCAAGAGGAGACAACCTCTTTAAAAAACCCCAATCTAAGGTCGAACAATCGTGCCGAGAGATGCGTGGCTGAGGGGGAGCTCAGCCGCTAACGATGACCCTCGATACCGGGCAACCTCGAGGTGTATTTTGCCTTGTTCCAGCAAGCGGGGCTCTGCTGGCGACCGACATTTTTTTCCCTAGCTTCTCGTgggatttgtatggagaataacaataaaaaatctgaaGGTACCCTGGAAGACCTATGCCAGGAACTAATGCCCCTGATGGTAGGCGCGGAAAACTCTGCCCAAACATCGGAGCAAGCCATGGAGGGAGTGGAGAGCGCCGACACGGTTGAAAGGAGCGATACCCATCGCCCAAGCAACCTAACGGAGGCTCCCAACCCTGAGACACGCAAGTCCGTCAAGAAATTGACGGGCTCAGCGAAGGGCCGCTATAAAGCTCTTAGAGGACTAGGAGTTGCGCATGAGGAGGCGCTACAACTGTCCGCAAAGGGTTTCGCGGAGCTTAAAAAAATGGGGTACAAGTTCGGGTCCACACATTCCAGGCCCGAGCCAAAATCGGCCAAACGGCCGCGCTCGGAGGAAAAATCACCACAGGGTAACATGTGCAAGAACCCAAGGGTGACTGTGACTCCCCCAACCCAACCCCAACCCTCACAACCCTACAACGAGGTCCTCAGCCAAGTCCGAGTCGGAATCAAGGACTCCAAGCCGATGAGTGTCGCGCAACTGGAGTCCCTCTGCAATACCATCTTGCAAAAGATTGCGACCCTGGAGATGGACGAGGGACCAAAGTTCAAGGGTTACTCATACAAGCCAGGCTGGTTACTCATCACCTGTAGTGACCAAAGGTCAAAAGCCTGGCTTGAACTAATAACACCATCCCTAAAACCATGGCCGGAAGCCAATCTCGGGGTTATCCCTGAAAATGAGCTTCCCAAGCCTAATATAGGGATGGTGTTCATCCCAGAGATAGACGACTCCAAGGTAAAGCAGTCGCTGTCTCTGCTCTATGCACAGAACCAGGGGCTGTACACAGAGCACTGGAAGATTCTCCACACCAAAGTCGAGAAGAGTGGGGCTATGGTAACCCTAT encodes the following:
- the LOC134748352 gene encoding uncharacterized protein LOC134748352 translates to MENNNKKSEGTLEDLCQELMPLMVGAENSAQTSEQAMEGVESADTVERSDTHRPSNLTEAPNPETRKSVKKLTGSAKGRYKALRGLGVAHEEALQLSAKGFAELKKMGYKFGSTHSRPEPKSAKRPRSEEKSPQGNMCKNPRVTVTPPTQPQPSQPYNEVLSQVRVGIKDSKPMSVAQLESLCNTILQKIATLEMDEGPKFKGYSYKPGWLLITCSDQRSKAWLELITPSLKPWPEANLGVIPENELPKPNIGMVFIPEIDDSKVKQSLSLLYAQNQGLYTEHWKILHTKVEKSGAMVTLSLDDMSVENLQKKGLKANLGFREVQFRLKGQPKTQQTETQPSLDPPPQDANPNPPNTLSQKPARKVPSGPKRAAPSTPNAKPGSSGAQRFLANRGGHRGNNRPRGKGDRGGYQGRTSAHRGGK